A DNA window from Thiopseudomonas alkaliphila contains the following coding sequences:
- a CDS encoding helix-turn-helix domain-containing protein: protein MNNIQVIMQEGQPQYAVLPWDEYQALLKAAGQRQSTVAPAAMATPAPSQATAPQESLTLAQLRHKTGLTPELLAQALGISPSYWQMIEAGERQASEVVLRNLRRLANVTIE, encoded by the coding sequence ATGAATAATATTCAAGTGATTATGCAAGAGGGGCAGCCACAGTACGCGGTTTTGCCTTGGGACGAATATCAAGCGCTATTAAAAGCGGCAGGGCAGCGTCAGAGCACGGTTGCGCCAGCTGCCATGGCTACACCAGCACCTAGTCAAGCAACAGCGCCACAAGAATCATTAACCCTTGCTCAGTTGCGCCACAAAACCGGGCTGACGCCAGAGTTACTCGCTCAAGCATTAGGTATTAGTCCTAGTTATTGGCAAATGATTGAAGCCGGTGAGCGTCAAGCCAGTGAAGTGGTGCTGCGTAATTTGCGGCGCTTAGCTAATGTCACTATCGAATAA
- a CDS encoding FKBP-type peptidyl-prolyl cis-trans isomerase, with the protein MKFSRLAVAVGLCAVALVGCDQKQSATTSTSTKLDSKAQQASYGLGLQIGSNLLATPIDGLSVEAIALGIDDALAGKESRLSQEQLDEALQFALDRAAEKQNALNDAAAKKGQEFLAENAKKDSVKTTDSGLQYEVLTAKDSGASPKATDSVTVHYTGKLLDGSVFDSSVERGTPATFFLRQVIPGWTEGLQLMKVGERYQFFIPADLAYGASSPTPAIPANSTLIFEVELLDIPSQKSAAAKEQAPAAE; encoded by the coding sequence ATGAAGTTTTCTCGCCTAGCGGTGGCCGTTGGTTTGTGTGCAGTGGCTTTAGTCGGTTGTGATCAGAAACAGTCAGCAACGACCAGCACCAGCACTAAATTAGATAGCAAAGCCCAGCAGGCTTCTTATGGCTTAGGCTTACAAATTGGTAGCAACCTATTAGCTACACCGATTGATGGCTTGAGTGTAGAAGCTATTGCTTTGGGGATTGATGATGCCTTAGCTGGTAAAGAGTCCCGTTTATCGCAAGAACAATTAGATGAGGCGCTACAATTTGCCTTGGACCGCGCTGCAGAAAAGCAAAATGCTCTCAATGATGCAGCAGCGAAAAAAGGCCAAGAATTCTTAGCTGAAAATGCAAAAAAAGATTCGGTTAAAACCACCGACAGTGGCTTGCAGTATGAAGTGCTAACCGCTAAAGACAGCGGTGCGAGCCCGAAAGCAACTGACAGTGTAACGGTACATTACACGGGCAAATTACTTGATGGCAGTGTATTTGATAGCTCTGTAGAGCGCGGCACGCCAGCGACTTTCTTTTTGCGCCAAGTTATTCCAGGTTGGACTGAAGGCTTGCAGTTAATGAAGGTGGGTGAGCGTTATCAGTTCTTTATTCCTGCCGATTTAGCCTACGGTGCTAGCAGTCCAACCCCGGCGATTCCAGCAAACTCTACTTTGATTTTTGAAGTGGAGTTATTAGATATTCCCTCACAAAAATCAGCCGCTGCCAAAGAGCAAGCACCGGCAGCTGAATAG
- the rdgC gene encoding recombination-associated protein RdgC, producing MWFRNLLVYRFTQSVNFDLEQWEQALAKKPALACGSQVLTTYGFTAPFGKAADAPLIYASQHFFLLAAQKEERLLPASVVKDAVNEKVEEIENAQGRKVYKKERDQIKDEVTLNFLPRAFIRRSRTLAAIDTQAGLIYVDASSAKKAEELLSTLREAIGSLPIQPLEAQQATTASFTQWLQNMQIGHGFSLKDECELRDTAEDGGVIRIKREDLGSEEIQNLLAAGKIVTQLALNWEEKLSFVLDDKLAIKRLKFEDLLQEQAEQDGGDEAAGQFDASFNLMMLTLAEFLPQLMQSLGGEAIHQRI from the coding sequence ATGTGGTTTCGTAACTTGCTGGTGTATCGCTTCACCCAATCAGTTAACTTTGATCTGGAGCAGTGGGAGCAGGCCCTGGCAAAAAAACCCGCCCTCGCCTGTGGCAGCCAAGTGCTGACTACTTACGGTTTTACTGCCCCTTTCGGCAAAGCTGCAGATGCCCCACTGATTTATGCTAGCCAGCATTTTTTCTTGCTAGCAGCACAAAAAGAAGAGCGCTTACTACCCGCTAGCGTAGTTAAAGATGCAGTTAATGAAAAAGTGGAAGAAATTGAAAATGCTCAAGGCCGCAAGGTCTATAAAAAAGAACGCGATCAAATCAAAGATGAGGTCACCCTCAACTTCCTTCCGCGCGCCTTTATTCGTCGAAGCCGCACTTTAGCGGCGATTGATACCCAAGCCGGCTTAATTTATGTAGATGCTAGTAGTGCTAAAAAAGCCGAAGAGCTATTGTCCACTTTGCGTGAAGCTATAGGCAGCCTACCCATTCAACCCCTTGAGGCACAGCAAGCCACTACTGCTAGCTTTACTCAGTGGCTACAGAACATGCAGATTGGGCATGGTTTTAGCCTAAAAGACGAGTGTGAGCTGCGTGATACCGCAGAAGACGGTGGCGTTATTCGCATTAAACGCGAAGACCTGGGCAGTGAAGAAATTCAGAATCTACTGGCCGCCGGTAAAATTGTGACTCAGCTAGCACTCAACTGGGAAGAGAAACTGAGTTTTGTGCTAGACGACAAACTGGCAATTAAACGCTTAAAATTTGAAGACCTATTGCAAGAGCAGGCTGAACAAGATGGCGGCGATGAAGCCGCTGGACAGTTTGATGCTAGCTTTAACTTAATGATGCTGACCTTAGCAGAGTTTTTACCCCAGCTAATGCAAAGCTTAGGCGGTGAAGCGATTCATCAGCGCATCTAA
- a CDS encoding adenylosuccinate synthase, with translation MGKNVVILGTQWGDEGKGKIVDLLTDQAEAVVRFQGGHNAGHTLVIDGEKTVLHLIPSGILRDNVECMIGNGVVVAPDALMREITKLEEKGVPVRERLRISPSCTLILPYHVALDQAREAARVEGKIGTTGRGIGPAYEDKVARRGLRIGDLFNPERFALKLKEVMDLHNFTLENYYKVEPVDYQTTLDEALAYADILKPMMADIAARLHQLRKQGARIMFEGAQGSLLDIDHGTYPYVTSSSTTAGGTATGSGFGPLYLDYILGITKAYTTRVGSGPFPTELFCETGHRLATKGHEFGSTTGRARRCGWFDAVILRRTAEINSISGICLTKLDVLDGLETVKICVAYKDAQGNEIEAPTDADSYEGLTPVYEELPGWSESTIGATCMEELPENARAYIKRVEELIGTPIDIVSTGPDRNETIVLRHPYDV, from the coding sequence ATGGGCAAGAATGTTGTTATTTTAGGCACTCAATGGGGTGATGAAGGTAAAGGTAAAATCGTTGATTTACTCACCGATCAAGCCGAAGCCGTTGTACGCTTTCAGGGTGGCCACAACGCAGGTCATACGCTCGTCATTGATGGCGAAAAAACGGTTCTGCACTTAATTCCATCAGGTATTTTGCGAGATAACGTAGAGTGCATGATTGGTAATGGTGTAGTGGTTGCGCCAGATGCACTAATGCGTGAAATCACTAAACTAGAAGAGAAGGGCGTGCCGGTTCGTGAGCGGTTACGGATTAGCCCATCGTGCACCTTAATTTTGCCGTACCACGTGGCACTTGACCAGGCACGTGAAGCTGCGCGGGTTGAGGGTAAGATAGGAACGACCGGACGCGGTATTGGCCCAGCCTACGAAGATAAAGTAGCGCGTCGTGGCTTACGGATTGGTGACCTCTTTAATCCTGAGCGCTTTGCGCTAAAGCTTAAAGAAGTGATGGATCTGCACAACTTTACGCTAGAAAATTACTATAAGGTTGAGCCGGTTGACTATCAAACCACTTTGGATGAAGCCTTAGCCTATGCCGATATCCTTAAGCCGATGATGGCTGATATTGCGGCGCGCTTGCATCAATTGCGCAAGCAAGGTGCACGCATCATGTTTGAAGGTGCTCAAGGTTCATTGCTAGATATTGACCATGGTACTTATCCTTATGTAACCAGTTCGAGTACTACGGCTGGTGGTACCGCTACAGGTTCAGGTTTTGGCCCGCTGTACTTAGATTACATTCTAGGAATTACCAAGGCTTATACCACCCGAGTAGGTTCTGGTCCTTTCCCTACCGAGCTATTTTGTGAAACCGGCCATCGTTTAGCCACTAAAGGCCACGAGTTTGGTTCTACTACAGGACGTGCGCGTCGTTGCGGTTGGTTTGATGCGGTTATTTTACGTCGTACAGCTGAGATCAACAGTATTTCTGGTATTTGCTTAACTAAGCTAGACGTACTGGATGGTCTAGAGACTGTTAAGATTTGCGTGGCTTATAAAGATGCTCAAGGTAATGAAATTGAAGCGCCTACCGATGCTGACAGTTACGAAGGCTTAACTCCGGTATATGAGGAGTTGCCAGGATGGAGCGAGTCGACTATTGGTGCTACCTGCATGGAAGAGCTGCCAGAAAACGCTCGTGCTTATATCAAGCGTGTTGAAGAGTTGATCGGTACACCGATTGATATTGTTTCAACTGGCCCTGATCGTAACGAAACGATCGTGCTGCGCCATCCTTACGACGTTTAA